In one window of Dermochelys coriacea isolate rDerCor1 chromosome 3, rDerCor1.pri.v4, whole genome shotgun sequence DNA:
- the ZNF451 gene encoding E3 SUMO-protein ligase ZNF451, which translates to MRWELQLPAGSAALRGSEEAECVLAGAHAEVLPAGTNTFLQIMESLGSTKAHKCESATQDESEDDIEFICEGPSRPVLDCIDLVSSDDEEPSSSSNIHRNVKRKDHIDYQKERVASTLDRLARHVEVEKQQKEEKTKLSRYSGYFEKVDSQHAHGLQELEFIREHSDTEAARLCVDQWLKMPGLKPGTINMGRKAVSHRTGQTPINSNPILCPVMHCNRKFDNGHLLLGHLKRFDHSPCDPAITLHGPPTNAVACVVCCKRFVTSQQYSDHLLSKINENDGHKRNLSPQLIQCFACPYCFLLFSIRDECLQHMSGKNHFLQVFKLSGETGTPLPLSFPSYAKKLLIALCKEVPFQVKCTSCHQKLRSHMELTAHFRTRCRNAGPVSLSEKSISQVAEIFKARGHCQNCDRLFVDESQINQHSHATQHKVKIITTMEESILMFCHINERNKNPCQLKQIINQSRSSLLKRPLTLSEPVCENESAISKRKKDLEEKNQEAGVSLHQDNTGKTKAWFCECLLKFSTEESVEKHVLSANRICHKCAVCGKLAENSSIIRLHMSRFHGGAHLTNFIFWCRACNTDLLREENIMAHVTEFHGGHSYYYEQEALENEPMASSSDTLCNISIKWEEHLPSPVDQSLERSPILGKWQCCICEEMFESEDSVKQHCMSLGSHQFHRYCCGLCKKHFHKAETLYRHCQEQHSQEIQVKYFCGLCGDLFFEVEEEFLVHYKGFHSTDYMFVSEESIKNKNDITLLEKGDFLTCGCREEYISRVNRKEDHRNCQKALLEKGNLWFRCCFCSATAQNFTDLNDHLSKSHTQRKSHEEMYVVRCGACNKNFHDIVSAHQHYHDKHCFLQKPNITHFGSESESKVFNFTATGACVDKKPDKLKFAANVTKVQKKSESPSLKREADRRKERSENKAYSEEHGEEDRELPDFDYLRTMTHIVLVDLDNWGRFFIHLPANLNQGTFVWGFQGGHSNWKPPEQCKIFNYLNKIGCFFLHPRCGTRREAADFALCMHAGRLDEHLPKQIPFTILSGDKSFLELEDQFKKTQRTAHILNPHDIDGDMMCALLNSISDTTKVSDSEEDDDIKTVQMSLQETKKQEEDDVELQEAIKRSLEEM; encoded by the exons GAAGGGCCTTCAAGACCTGTGCTTGACTGCATTGACCTTGTGAGTAGTGATGATGAAGAACCTAGCAGCAGCTCCAATATTCAT AGAAATGTAAAGCGTAAAGACCACATTGACTATCAGAAGGAAAGGGTTGCTTCAACCCTCGATCGCCTAGCACGCCATGTGGAGGTagagaaacaacaaaaagaagagaaaacaaagcttTCAAGGTACAGTGGATATTTT GAAAAAGTGGACTCCCAGCATGCTCATGGATTGCAGGAGCTGGAATTTATCCGGGAACATAGTGACACAGAAGCAGCAAGATTGTGTGTAGACCAGTGGCTAAAAATGCCAG GTCTCAAACCAGGCACCATTAACATGGGAAGAAAAGCTGTGTCCCACAGAACCGGCCAAACACCAATCAACAGCAATCCCATTTTATGTCCTGTAATGCACTGCAACAGGAAGTTTGATAATGGTCATCTTCTGTTAGGTCACCTGAAAAG GTTTGATCATTCTCCATGTGACCCAGCAATTACACTACATGGACCTCCAACTAATGCTGTTGCCTGTGTGGTATGCTGCAAAAGATTTGTCACCTCACAGCAGTATAGTGATCACCTTTTATCTAAG ataaatGAAAATGATGGGCATAAAAGAAATCTTTCTCCACAGCTTATTCAGTGCTTTGCGTGTCCATACTGCTTCCTCCTTTTCAGCATAAGAGATGAATGCCTGCAGCATATGTCTGGAAAGAATCACTTCCTTCAGGTTTTTAAATTGAGTG GTGAAACTGGGACACCACTTCCTTTATCTTTTCCATCTTATGCAAAGAAACTTCTGATAGCTTTATGTAAAGAGGTCCCATTTCAAGTGAAGTGCACATCCTGCCACCAGAAGTTACGTTCGCATATGGAGCTAACAGCTCACTTCAG AACTCGTTGTCGTAATGCTGGTCCTGTATCACTGTCGGAAAAGAGCATCTCCCAGGTTGCAGAAATATTTAAAGCAAGAGGTCACTGTCAAAACTGTGACAGACTCTTTGTAGATGAAAGCCAGATCAACCAGCATAGCCATGCAACTCAACACAAAGTTAAAATTATTACCACAATGGAAGAGTCCATCTTGATGTTTTGCCATAttaatgaaagaaataaaaacccATGTCAGCTGAAGCAGATTATAAATCAGTCAAGGTCTTCACTCCTTAAGAGACCATTGACTTTGAGTGAGCCTGTCTGTGAAAATGAGTCTGCCATTTCAAAACGGAAAAAggatttagaagaaaaaaatcaagaggcTGGAGTAAGCCTACATCAAGACAACACAGGCAAAACAAAAGCCTGGTTCTGTGAATGCCTTCTGAAGTTTTCTACTGAAGAGTCAGTTGAAAAGCATGTTTTGTCAGCAAATAGAATCTGTCACAAGTGTGCTGTATGTGGGAAGCTTGCTGAAAACTCAAGCATCATCCGTCTGCATATGAGTCGGTTCCACGGAGGGGCACACTTAACTAACTTCATTTTCTGGTGCCGGGCATGCAATACAGACCTACTGAGAGAAGAGAACATTATGGCGCATGTCACTGAATTTCATGGTGGACATTCTTACTATTATGAACAGGAAGCTCTAGAGAATGAACCTATGGCATCCTCTTCTGACACACTGTGCAATATCTCCATTAAATGGGAAGAGCATCTTCCTAGCCCTGTGGATCAGTCCCTTGAAAGAAGTCCTATTTTAGGAAAATGGCAATGCTGCATTTGTGAGGAAATGTTTGAGTCTGAAGACAGCGTTAAACAACATTGTATGTCTTTAGGAAGCCATCAGTTTCACAGGTATTGCTGTGGCTTGTGCAAAAAGCATTTTCACAAAGCAGAAACACTATACCGACACTGCCAAGAGCAGCACAGCCAAGAGATACAGGTTAAATATTTTTGTGGCCTTTGTGGTGATCTCTTTTTCGAAGTTGAGGAAGAATTTCTAGTCCACTATAAGGGTTTCCATAGCACAGATTACATGTTTGTGTCTGAAGagtcaataaaaaataaaaacgaCATTACACTATTAGAAAAAGGAGACTTTCTAACCTGCGGCTGCCGGGAAGAGTATATCTCCAGAGTAAATAGAAAGGAAGATCACCGGAATTGTCAGAAAGCCCTACTGGAAAAAGGCAATCTGTGGTTTCGCTGCTGCTTCTGTTCAGCAACGGCGCAAAATTTCACAGACTTGAATGACCATCTCAGCAAAAGTCACACCCAAAGGAAAAGCCATGAAGAGATGTATGTTGTGAGATGTGGTGCATGCAACAAAAATTTCCACGATATTGTGAGTGCCCATCAACACTATCATGATAAACACTGCTTCTTGCAAAAGCCTAATATAACACATTTCGGATCAGAATCAGAAAGCAAAGTCTTCAACTTTACAGCCACTGGTGCTTGTGTGGACAAGAAGCCTGATAAACTAAAGTTTGCAGCAAATGTAACTAAGGTTCAAAAAAAGTCAGAATCTCCTTCTCTAAAGAGAGAAGCAgatagaaggaaagaaagaagtgaGAATAAAGCATATTCTGAAGAGCATGGTGAAGAAG ACCGTGAACTGCCAGATTTTGACTATCTGCGCACCATGACTCACATCGTGCTGGTGGACTTAGACAACTGGGGAAGGTTTTTCATTCATCTGCCAGCCAACCTGAACCAAGGGACATTTGTCTGGGGCTTTCAAG GAGGACACAGCAATTGGAAGCCTCCAGAACAGTGCAAAATTTTTAATTACCTTaataagattggatgtttcttcCTTCATCCACGCTGTGGTACGAGACGGGAAGCAGCAGACTTCGCACTCTGCATGCAT GCTGGCCGTCTGGATGAGCACCTGCCCAAACAAATTCCTTTCACCATTCTCTCTGGAGACAAAAGCTTTCTAGAACTGGAGGACCAGTTTAAGAAGACTCAGCGGACGGCTCACATCCTAAACCCTCATGACATCGATGGAGATATGATGTGTGCCTTACTAAACAGCATTTCAGATACTACAAAAG